The Prevotella sp. E9-3 genome has a window encoding:
- a CDS encoding lipoprotein signal peptidase — MTKGRLAVILVAAILLIDQAIKIWVKTHMALHESIHITNWFYIAFIENNGMAYGFQFGSKLLLSLFRIVAISALGYYVWLQVRRNARTGYIVTLSMILAGAIGNLIDCMFYGLVFEASTAYSVAGFVPFGDGYSTFLMGKVVDMFYFPLIVTTYPDWFPVYGGEEFIFFSPVFNFADSSISVGVVALLLFFRKEISEITLKRE, encoded by the coding sequence ATGACTAAAGGGAGACTGGCGGTAATCTTGGTTGCCGCCATCCTCCTTATTGACCAGGCCATCAAGATTTGGGTGAAAACTCATATGGCCTTGCACGAGAGTATTCATATCACCAACTGGTTTTATATCGCTTTCATCGAAAACAACGGTATGGCCTATGGATTCCAGTTTGGCTCAAAATTGTTGCTGTCTCTGTTCCGTATCGTGGCCATTAGTGCTCTCGGGTATTATGTCTGGCTACAAGTTCGCCGCAATGCAAGAACGGGGTATATAGTTACTCTTTCTATGATTCTGGCAGGTGCTATCGGCAATCTGATAGACTGTATGTTCTATGGACTTGTGTTTGAGGCTTCTACAGCGTACTCAGTAGCAGGATTCGTGCCTTTTGGCGATGGTTACTCTACTTTTCTGATGGGTAAGGTGGTCGATATGTTCTATTTCCCATTAATCGTTACTACTTATCCAGACTGGTTTCCTGTCTATGGAGGTGAGGAGTTCATCTTCTTCAGTCCGGTATTCAATTTTGCCGATTCTTCCATTTCGGTAGGCGTAGTAGCTCTTCTGCTATTCTTCAGAAAAGAAATAAGTGAAATTACCTTGAAACGTGAATAG
- a CDS encoding TraR/DksA family transcriptional regulator produces MAEKTRYTDEELEEFREIINEKLALAKRDYDQMMRVLTNEDSNDVDDTSPTYKALEEGSTTQSKEDLIQFAARQQKFIQGLKAALVRIENKTYGIDRITGKLIPKERLRAVPHATLSVESKQLEKQRK; encoded by the coding sequence ATGGCCGAGAAAACACGTTACACGGACGAGGAACTTGAAGAGTTCCGTGAAATAATTAATGAGAAGCTGGCGCTTGCCAAGCGTGATTACGACCAGATGATGCGAGTGCTCACGAACGAGGATTCAAACGATGTGGACGATACATCGCCTACCTATAAGGCTCTGGAAGAAGGAAGTACTACCCAGTCGAAGGAGGATCTCATACAGTTTGCCGCTCGTCAGCAGAAGTTCATTCAGGGACTGAAAGCTGCATTGGTGCGTATTGAAAATAAGACCTACGGTATTGATCGCATTACAGGAAAATTAATTCCTAAGGAGCGTCTGCGTGCTGTTCCACATGCAACTTTGAGCGTAGAGTCCAAGCAATTGGAGAAACAAAGAAAGTGA
- a CDS encoding DUF4296 domain-containing protein: MNRHSHIATLVVVVGWMLFGCKPTTPSQFIQPDEIEDILVDYHMAKAMAQVEGNYDDLDYRQSLYFEGVLQKHGVTRAEFDSSMVYYYTRADRFAPIYNRVAERLQEQATILGDTEGEIGRFASLKADGDTANIWHQNSHIMMIPTPPYHRVDFLVEGDSLFKAGDTFLVQFMADYMYQSGTKDGLLYMAITYPDTVVVRQSRFTYSGLIQLKMDSKIEKCPKSVSGFFYLGGNDDKSTILRLLFVNNIQLIRFHKKDEPAAINQEDSISASETAQRPFTKTTSSGDPGRSGDKLLPTNKRTSPNRVVERIDSIKVRR, from the coding sequence GTGAATAGACATTCTCATATTGCCACCTTGGTAGTCGTCGTAGGCTGGATGTTGTTTGGTTGTAAGCCAACAACTCCAAGTCAGTTTATTCAACCCGATGAGATTGAAGATATTCTTGTTGACTACCACATGGCTAAGGCTATGGCTCAGGTGGAAGGTAATTATGATGACTTAGACTATCGGCAGTCACTTTATTTTGAGGGCGTTCTTCAGAAACATGGGGTAACCAGGGCTGAGTTTGACTCATCCATGGTTTATTACTACACGCGTGCAGATCGTTTTGCGCCTATTTATAATAGGGTGGCTGAACGGTTGCAGGAGCAGGCTACCATCTTGGGCGATACCGAAGGCGAGATAGGACGATTCGCATCGTTGAAGGCTGATGGTGATACTGCAAATATATGGCACCAGAATTCACATATCATGATGATTCCTACACCACCTTATCATCGTGTGGATTTCTTGGTAGAGGGCGATTCTCTGTTTAAGGCCGGCGATACATTCCTTGTTCAGTTTATGGCCGACTATATGTATCAGAGCGGAACAAAAGACGGTCTTCTTTACATGGCTATCACTTATCCGGATACGGTGGTGGTGAGACAGTCACGCTTTACTTATTCCGGACTTATTCAACTGAAAATGGATAGTAAAATTGAGAAGTGTCCTAAGTCTGTTAGCGGTTTCTTCTATCTGGGAGGTAACGATGACAAATCTACAATTCTGCGACTGCTCTTTGTCAACAATATCCAGTTAATTAGATTCCACAAGAAAGATGAACCAGCAGCAATCAATCAGGAAGATAGCATCTCCGCTTCTGAAACTGCCCAACGGCCATTTACTAAAACAACAAGTAGTGGAGATCCAGGAAGGAGTGGTGATAAACTACTTCCAACTAACAAGCGAACTAGCCCGAACAGAGTGGTGGAGCGGATTGATTCAATTAAAGTACGACGTTGA